The bacterium genome includes the window AAATCCGCGTCGAATTGGAAAAGCGCGGCTATCTCAAGTGAGTTGCCGCCCCCGGGCCATGAGCAGCTTTCCCGATCGCACCAGTTCGACCAGCTGGAACGGTCGCAGAAGATCGATGAAAGCGTCGAGCTTCTCGCTGGAGCCGTACACCTGCAGAATCAGGGAGTCGGTTCCGTAGTCGACGACCTTCGCCTTGTAGTGCTCTGAGATCTGCAGGATGTGTGTGCGTTCGTCGATCGCGCAGTCGAGTTTCAGAAGTGCGATCTCCGTCTCGTAGGCGTCATCGCGGGTATGGTCGACCGCATGCACCACGTCGACCAGCTTGGCCAGTTGCTTGATCATCTGCTCCAGCGCTCCACTATTGCCCGAGCAGGTGATCGTCATGCGGGCGAAACGGCCTTCTGCCGCAGGACTGACGACCAGACTCTCGATATTGAACGCGCGCCGCGAGAACACGAGCGACACGCGAACCAGAACCCCGGGCTTGTTGTTCACGAAGAGCGAGATGGTGTGAATCGGATTGGATTCCGAAGTCGGGATGGTCTGGGCTGCACTCATGGGATCACGTGCTTCCTGTGGGTTTCTGGAGCTTGTGTTTCGGTGCTTCAATCAGCATTTCGCCGACCGAGCCACCGGCCGGGATCATGGGAAAGACATTGTCTTCCTTGACGACTTCGGCCACGACGACACACGGGCCTTCATCGTAGGCGTGCGCCTCTTCGAGAATGCGATCCGTGTCGGCTGAACGCTTGATGCGGAAGGCCTTGACTCCATACGCCTGGGCGAGCTTCACGAAGTCGGGATTGCCTTCCAGATCGGCTCCGGACAGTCGGTTCTCGTAGAACATCTCCTGCCACTGCCGGATCATACCCAGGAAGTTGTTGTTGATGATCAGACACTTCGCCTTCAGCTTGTGGATCTGCGCAGTCGCGAGTTCCATGCTGGTCATCTGGAAACCACCGTCCCCGACCACGGCCCAGACCTTCTTGTCCGGATTCGCAAACGCGGCCCCAATCGCGGCGGGCCAGCCGAAACCCATGGTTCCCGCACCGCCACTCGAGATCCAATGGCGATTCGAGCGCGCCTTGCAGAACTGCGCCGCCCACATCTGATGCTGGCCGACGTCCGTCGTAAAAATGGCTTCCCCTGCGGTGATCGCGTTGAGACGGTCCAGCACGTACTGCGCGCGCAGCCCCCCCTGCTTTGAGTACTTGAGGGGAAACTGTTTGCGCCAGCGCTCGCACTGGTCGAGCCATTCGGCGGTGTCGGCCATCTCGACCTGGGGAATCAGGTCTTCGATCACGAGTCGCGCGTCGCCCAGGATCGAAATATCCGGAACCACGATCTTGCTGAACTCCGCCGGATCGATATCGATGTGGATCTTGATGGCGTCGGTGCAGAACTCGTCGAGCTTGCCCGTGATGCGATCGTCCCAACGACCGCCGATCGACATGATCAGATCGCAGTCGGCCACCGCCTTGTTTGCGTACGCGGTCCCGTGCATTCCCATCATGCCCAGGTGTAGCGGGTGCATTTCGTCGACCGCGCCCTTGCCCAGAAGCGTCGTGACGACCGGCGCGCGTAACTTCTCGGCGAGCGTCGTGACCGCCTTTCCCGCATCTGCAATCACGGCACCATGGCCCACGTACAGAAGCGGCCGCTTCGCGCGGCTCAGATGTCGCGCGGCCTCGACGATCTTGTCGGGTTCGGCGCGTGAGGGCACTTCGTAACCGGGCAGATCCAGTTCATCGGAAAAAGGCGCGGCGCAGGGACCCTGGCCAATGTCCTTGGGCAGGTCGATCAGCACGGGGCCAGGCCGCCCGGTCGTCGCCAGGTGAAACGCCTCGCGCAAGATGCGCGGGACATCCTCGGCCTCCTTGATGAGATAGGAGTGCTTGACCACCGGATAGGTAATACCCGTGACGTCGGCTTCCTGGAATGCGTCCTTACCGAGCATGGGCAGGATCTGCTGACCGCAAATCACGATGATCGGAGCCGAATCCATCAGCGCAGTCAGCAATCCGGTCACGGTATTGGTGGCCCCCGGGCCCGAAGTCACCAGGACCACACCGGGCTTGCCCGTCGAACGAGCGTAGCCATCGGCCATGTGCGTTGCACCCTGCTCGTGGCGCGTCAGGATCAACTTGATCTTCGAATCGACAAGCGCGTCAAAGATCGGCATGACCGCACCGCCAGATAGGCCAAAAATGTACTCAACGCCTTCTCGCTCAAGACATTGAACGAGCTTTTCACCACCTGTGGGGAGATTTTGATCCATTTCCAGACTCCGGCAAATAGGATTCGAGCTTTGAACAGCCCGAATCCGAGGATCTTACATGAAAGGACCTGCCCGTCCAGAAAAAATGACCCGGGTTTCTCCGAATATGAGGGAAAAGACATTTGATAATCCAATAAATCGATAGATTTAGAGCGAAACCGTCCCGCCAATCCCTCCTGAGCCTCGAAACTGAGCCGAAAACATCCAAAATCAACGATGTCCGGACCGGCGGGCCTGTGCAAATCGCCCGAAGAGACCCAAACAGCAATTCCAGGAGAGGATTTCGGCGTAAACCGGGCACTCGCAGGCGATTCTCGCGCCGCCCGTAGGCCGGCTCTATACTCCGCCGCTCGGAGGAGGAGCGCATGGCAGAATTTCACTATCAGGATCCTTTCGAGCTCGGTCCCGACGAGACGCCTTACCGCAAGCTGACGTCCGAACACGTGTCCCTGATCGAGTTCGAAGGGCGCAAGATCTTGAAGATCGAGCCGGAAGCGCTGCGCAGACTCGCCCGCGACGCGATGGACGACATCGCCCATCTGCTTCGTCCGAGTCACCTGAAACAACTCCGGCATATCCTCGACGATCCAGAAGCGTCGGATAACGATCGCTTCGTGGCTCTGGAACTACTCAAGAATGCGAACATCGCCGCGGGACGTGTTCTTCCCGGTTGCCAGGACACGGGCACTGCCATCGTCATCGGTCACAAGGGCGGCAACGTCTACACCGGCTTTGACGATCGAGAGAGCTTGTCAAAGGGGATCTTCGACGCCTACCAGGAGAGGAATCTGCGCTTCTCGCAGATGGCCCCGCTCGACATGTACGAAGAGAAGAACACCGGAACGAACCTGCCGGCCCAGATCGATCTGTACGCCGAAGAAGGCGATGAATATCATTTTCTATTCATGGCCAAAGGCGGTGGCTCGGCAAACAAGACCTTCCTGTATCAGGAAACCAAAGCGCTCTTGAATCCGGAAACCCTGTTGAATTTCGCCGCGGAAAAGATCCGCACGATCGGCACCTCCGCCTGCCCGCCCTATCACCTGGCCTTGGTGATCGGCGGTACATCGGCGGAATCGACACTCAAGACGGTCAAGCTCGCGAGTGCGCGTTACCTCGACACACTACCCTGCAGTGGCAACCCGCACGGTCGCGCGTTTCGCGATCTCGATATCGAAGACAAGATCCGCAAGCTGTGCAACGAGACCGGCATCGGGGCACAGTTCGGCGGCAAGTACTACGCGCATGACGTGCGCGTGATTCGCCTGCCCCGACACGGCGCGTCCTGCCCCGTTGGCCTGGGCGTGTCCTGCTCTGCGGACCGTCAGATCCAGGGCGTCATCAATCGCAACGGCATTTTCCTGGAGCAACTCGAAACGAATCCGGCGCAGTACCTGCCCGACACGACCGACGACGATCTCGAAGGCGACGTCGTATCAATCGATCTGGACCGGCCGATGGCGGAGATCCTCGCGGAACTCAGCAAGCACGAGGTCTCAACGCGTCTCTCGCTCAACGGTACGATCATCGTAGGACGCGACATCGCCCACGCCAAGCTCAAGGAGCGGCTCGATGCCGGTCAGGGTCTGCCGCAATACCTGAAGGACCACATCATCTACTACGCGGGGCCGGCCAAGAAGCCCGAAGGCCGTGCATCGGGTTCCTTTGGACCGACGACGGCCGGTCGTATGGACTCCTACGTCGATCTCTTTCAGTCGAACGGCGGCAGCATGGTGATGCTGGCCAAGGGCAATCGCTCCACGCAGGTACGCGACGCGTGCAAACAGCACGGTGGCTTTTACCTGGGCTCGATTGGCGGCCCCGCCGCACGACTGGCCGACCACTGCATCAAGAAGGTCGAAGTCGTGGAGTTCGAAGAACTGGGCATGGAAGCCATCTGGAAGATCGAAGTCGAAAACTTCCCCGCATTCATCGTGGTCGACGACAAGGGCAATGACTTCTACGCCGACCTGATCGGCAAGCCGGCCCCGGTCGTAAAGATCGGCTAGGGAATCTCTGCACAGGGAGGAATCGAGCGAGAAGCGGGAGTCGCCGCCTGAGCAAGAAGCGTGATCCGATCGCAGATCCGTAGATCTGCAGAGGGTCGCGCGACGCAGCGCAGGCGGATGCATCGCGCTGCGCAGCC containing:
- the ilvN gene encoding acetolactate synthase small subunit, which gives rise to MSAAQTIPTSESNPIHTISLFVNNKPGVLVRVSLVFSRRAFNIESLVVSPAAEGRFARMTITCSGNSGALEQMIKQLAKLVDVVHAVDHTRDDAYETEIALLKLDCAIDERTHILQISEHYKAKVVDYGTDSLILQVYGSSEKLDAFIDLLRPFQLVELVRSGKLLMARGRQLT
- the ilvB gene encoding biosynthetic-type acetolactate synthase large subunit — encoded protein: MDQNLPTGGEKLVQCLEREGVEYIFGLSGGAVMPIFDALVDSKIKLILTRHEQGATHMADGYARSTGKPGVVLVTSGPGATNTVTGLLTALMDSAPIIVICGQQILPMLGKDAFQEADVTGITYPVVKHSYLIKEAEDVPRILREAFHLATTGRPGPVLIDLPKDIGQGPCAAPFSDELDLPGYEVPSRAEPDKIVEAARHLSRAKRPLLYVGHGAVIADAGKAVTTLAEKLRAPVVTTLLGKGAVDEMHPLHLGMMGMHGTAYANKAVADCDLIMSIGGRWDDRITGKLDEFCTDAIKIHIDIDPAEFSKIVVPDISILGDARLVIEDLIPQVEMADTAEWLDQCERWRKQFPLKYSKQGGLRAQYVLDRLNAITAGEAIFTTDVGQHQMWAAQFCKARSNRHWISSGGAGTMGFGWPAAIGAAFANPDKKVWAVVGDGGFQMTSMELATAQIHKLKAKCLIINNNFLGMIRQWQEMFYENRLSGADLEGNPDFVKLAQAYGVKAFRIKRSADTDRILEEAHAYDEGPCVVVAEVVKEDNVFPMIPAGGSVGEMLIEAPKHKLQKPTGST
- a CDS encoding fumarate hydratase produces the protein MAEFHYQDPFELGPDETPYRKLTSEHVSLIEFEGRKILKIEPEALRRLARDAMDDIAHLLRPSHLKQLRHILDDPEASDNDRFVALELLKNANIAAGRVLPGCQDTGTAIVIGHKGGNVYTGFDDRESLSKGIFDAYQERNLRFSQMAPLDMYEEKNTGTNLPAQIDLYAEEGDEYHFLFMAKGGGSANKTFLYQETKALLNPETLLNFAAEKIRTIGTSACPPYHLALVIGGTSAESTLKTVKLASARYLDTLPCSGNPHGRAFRDLDIEDKIRKLCNETGIGAQFGGKYYAHDVRVIRLPRHGASCPVGLGVSCSADRQIQGVINRNGIFLEQLETNPAQYLPDTTDDDLEGDVVSIDLDRPMAEILAELSKHEVSTRLSLNGTIIVGRDIAHAKLKERLDAGQGLPQYLKDHIIYYAGPAKKPEGRASGSFGPTTAGRMDSYVDLFQSNGGSMVMLAKGNRSTQVRDACKQHGGFYLGSIGGPAARLADHCIKKVEVVEFEELGMEAIWKIEVENFPAFIVVDDKGNDFYADLIGKPAPVVKIG